Genomic window (Streptomyces liliiviolaceus):
TCAGATCGCGGAGGCCGCGGAGTTCTTCTCCTTCGGCACGAACGACCTCACGCAGACCGTCTGGGGCTTCAGCCGCGACGACGTCGAGGCCAGCTTCTTCACGGCCTACCTGGAGAAGGGCATCTTCGGGGTCTCCCCGTTCGAGACGATCGACCGCGACGGCGTCGGCAAGCTCGTACGCGACGCGGTGAAGGCCGGCCGCGAGACCCGGCCCGACCTCAAGCTCGGCGTCTGCGGCGAGCACGGCGGCGACCCGGAGTCGGTCCACTTCTTCCACGAGGTGGGACTCGACTACGTCTCCTGCTCACCCTTCCGCATCCCGGTGGCCCGCCTGGAAGCGGGCCGAGCGGCCTCGACCTCGACGGGCAGCGACCACCGCTAGCCCCGGAGGGCTCCGGGCCCGTCCTCCGCCACCACCCTCACCGACGGCGGCCGGACCCGGCGCACGAAAGACGAGGAGGCGGCACCCTGTGCGGGGGTGCCGCCTCCTCGCCGTGCGCCGGTGCGGTGCGTCAGCTGGCGTCGCGGCGCCTGCGGAGGGCGAACAGCACTCCGCCGCCGGCCAGGAGGACGGTCGCGCCGCCGGCCGCGATGTACGGGGTGGCGCCGCTGCCGCCGGTCTCCGCGAGGTCGGGGGTCCGGCGGCCGGTGGCCGTGCCCTCGTCCCTGCCGGTCTCGTCCTTGCCGTCCGTGTTCGTGTCCTGGTCGCTCGCGGGGACGAAACCGGCGGGCGGCTTGTCGCAGCCGATGCCGTCCTTGTCGCGGTCCAGGTGCTCGCCGTAGTGGTCGTCGCCCTTGACGATGTTGGAGTACCCGTTCTCGTACGCCTCGGTGCAGTTCCTGAACGGGTGCAGGCCGTCGTGGGCCTCGGCGCTGGTGACGGACAGGGCGGCCAGGGCCAGCGCGGCGAGGGCCGCGGAGGCGGACTTGCGGAACAGGTTCACGGTGAGCCCCCAGATATCTCTCGATATCCACATGCATGATCACGAGGGTGATCAGTCGGATGTGAGGTGACGAAAGTATGAGAGGGGCTCTCGGTGCTGCGGCGGAACGACGGACCCGTGATGTGAACGTTACGTGACCGGGCGGTGGCTCTCCGCTCACCGGTCCGTCGTCCGTACACCTGGTGCTGGGGGTTACGCGCGGAAGGGGCCCGTCACCTCGTACGTGATGCCGCCGGACGAACTGCCGCTGGTGCCGCGCTGGCTGGAGAAGTAGAGACGGGTGCCGTCGGGGGAGAAGGCGGGGCCGGTGATCTCCGAGCCGGACTGGCCGTCGATCCGCAGGAACGGGGCGATCACGTCGTCGGGCGTGATCAGGCAGATCTCCATGTTGCCGCCGTCCTCGGCGACGAACAGGTCGCCGGAGGCGGTGCCGGTGATGTTGTCGACGCCGGTCAGCGGGGCGGTGCCGGAGGTGACGAGTGAGTCGTCGTAGGCCAGCTCATAGGTGTTGGCGCTCAGGTTGAGCTGCCAGACGCGGTTGTCGCCCTTCGTGGTGAACCAGACCGTGTCGTCGGCGTAGTGGCAGCCCTCGCCGCCGTTGAACTTCTTCGACCCCGACACCTGCGTACGGGTCGTGGTGGGGGAGCCGTCCGGGTCGGGCACGTTCGCCCAGGTGAAGGAGCCGGAGGTGGCCGTCCCGGCGACCAGGACCTGGAGGGTGCCCGCGGAGAGGCTGCCCCAGGTCGTCGGCACGAAGCGGTAGAGACAGCCGTTCGTCTCGTCCTCCGTCAGGTACACCACCTTGCGCACCGGGTCGGCCGCCGCGGCCTCGTGCTTGAAGCGGCCCATGGCGTCCCGGCGCACCGCGGCGTTCACACCCCACGGGTCGGTCTCGTAGACGTACCCGAGCGACACCTCCTCGCAGGACAGCCAGGTGTTCCACGGCGTCCTGCCGCCCGCGCAGTTCTGCCGGGTGCCGGACAGGATGCGGTACGCGCCCGTGATCGCGCCCGCCGAC
Coding sequences:
- a CDS encoding LAETG motif-containing sortase-dependent surface protein encodes the protein MNLFRKSASAALAALALAALSVTSAEAHDGLHPFRNCTEAYENGYSNIVKGDDHYGEHLDRDKDGIGCDKPPAGFVPASDQDTNTDGKDETGRDEGTATGRRTPDLAETGGSGATPYIAAGGATVLLAGGGVLFALRRRRDAS
- a CDS encoding alkaline phosphatase PhoX, encoding MERRTLLRAAVLGGSSAVLGGTLWRGAAHAAPAQPGTGPYGALGSADANGVRLPSGFTSRVIARSGQPVTGTSYTWHSAPDGGACYADGTGWIYVSNSEINPSGGTSAVKFSSAGAITGAYRILSGTRQNCAGGRTPWNTWLSCEEVSLGYVYETDPWGVNAAVRRDAMGRFKHEAAAADPVRKVVYLTEDETNGCLYRFVPTTWGSLSAGTLQVLVAGTATSGSFTWANVPDPDGSPTTTRTQVSGSKKFNGGEGCHYADDTVWFTTKGDNRVWQLNLSANTYELAYDDSLVTSGTAPLTGVDNITGTASGDLFVAEDGGNMEICLITPDDVIAPFLRIDGQSGSEITGPAFSPDGTRLYFSSQRGTSGSSSGGITYEVTGPFRA